A genome region from Prinia subflava isolate CZ2003 ecotype Zambia chromosome 12, Cam_Psub_1.2, whole genome shotgun sequence includes the following:
- the WDR31 gene encoding WD repeat-containing protein 31 isoform X2 produces MMWELHRTSGPSQHFPGHDLVVTGVAVSPDASQLCTGSRDNTVCKWDTETGECLGRAAISRNLVTHLCWVPGEPYVIQTSEDKTTRVWDSRELQVAHTFPAKQHIQTCCDVSQDGRYCLSCSSGSGGHGAEATLWDLRQTRGRVCEYKGHFQTTTSCVFLPRGPTLAPSIATSSSDSTVKVWDQNTAACLATLCLEGSGPLASLAACDSSTLLCASSNSGIHVLRVSGGAELALEEVAAF; encoded by the exons ATGATGTGGGAGCTTCACAGGACTTCAGGGCCAAGCCAGCACTTCCCAGGACATGACCTGGTTGTTACTGGAGTGGCTGTGAGCCCAG ATGCCTCCCAGCTGTGCACGGGCTCCCGGGACAACACCGTGTGCAAGTGGGACACTGAGACTGGGGAatgcctgggcagagctgcaatCTCCAGGAATCTG GTCACACACCTGTGCTGGGTTCCTGGGGAGCCTTATGTCATCCAGACCTCAGAGGATAAAACCACCAG ggTGTGGGACAGCCgggagctgcaggtggcacACACATTCCCAGCCAAGCAGCACATCCAGACATGCTGTGACGTGAGCCAGGACGGGCGGTactgcctcagctgcagcagcggcTCTGGCGGCCACGGCGCTGAGGCCACC ctctgggaccTGAGGCAGACCAGGGGCCGAGTGTGTGAGTACAAAGGGCATTTCCAGACCACCACCTCGTGTGTTTTCCTGCCCCGGGGCCCCACGCTCGCCCCCAGCATTGCCACATCCTCCAGCGACAGCACAGTGAAGGTTTGGGACCAAAACACTGCAG CCTGCCTGGCCACGCTGTGCCTCGAGGGCTCGGGCCCGCTGGCCTCGCTGGCCGCCTGCGACAGCTCcaccctgctctgtgccagctccaaCTCCGGCATCCACGTGCTGCGTGTGAGCGGCGGCgcagagctggccctggaggAGGTGGCAGCGTTCTGA
- the PRPF4 gene encoding U4/U6 small nuclear ribonucleoprotein Prp4 — protein MATARAPAARGGARPPEPPKAKPAEEGEAPPAKRAPIFYGSLEEKERERLAKGEAGLLGKEGMKAAMEAGNINISSGEVFDLEDHMSERQAEVLAEFERRKRARQINVSTDDSEVKACLRALGEPITLFGEGPAERRERLRNILSVVGTDALKKTRKDDDRSKKSKEEYQQTWYHEGPRSLKTARLWLANYSLPRAAKRLEEARLLKEIPEATRTSQRQELHKSLRSLNNFCSQIGDDRPLSYCHFSPNSKLLATACWSGLCKLWSVPDCNLVHTLRGHSTNVGAIVFHPKATVSLDKKDISLASCAADGSVKLWNLESDEPVADIEGHSMRVARVMWHPSGRFLGTTCYDHSWRLWDLEAQEEILHQEGHSKGVYDIAFHTDGSLAGTGGLDAFGRVWDLRTGRCIMFLEGHLKEIYGINFSPNGYHVATGSGDNTCKVWDLRQRKCIYTIPAHQNLVTGVRFEPNHGNFLLTGAYDNTAKIWTHPGWSPLKTLAGHEGKVMGLDISLDGQLIATCSYDRTFKLWTAE, from the exons ATGGCCACCGCGCGGGCACCGGCGGCgcgcggcggggcgcggccccCCGAG ccccccaagGCCAAGCCTGCAGAGGAGGGCGAGGCGCCCCCGGCCAAGCGGGCGCCCATCTTCTACGGgagcctggaggagaaggagcgGGAGCGCCTGGCCAAGGGCGAGGCGGGGCTGCTGGGCAAGGAGGGCATGAAGGCTGCCATGGAGGCTGGCAACATCAACATCAGCAGTG GGGAGGTGTTTGACCTCGAGGACCACATGAGCGAGCGCCAGGCCGAGGTGCTGGCGGAGTTCGAGCGCCGCAAGCGCGCGCGGCAGATCAACGTCTCCACGGACGACTCCGAGGTCAAGGCCTGCCTGAGGGCCCTGGGCGAGCCCATCACGCTCTTCGGAGAGGGCCCTGCGGAGCGCAGGGagag GTTAAGGAATATCCTCTCAGTGGTTGGCACAGATGCGTTAAAAAAGACCAGGAAAGATGATGACAGGTCAAAAAAGTCCAAGGAAGAG TATCAGCAAACCTGGTACCACGAGGGCCCACGCAGTCTGAAaacagccaggctgtggctggCCAACTACTCCCTCCCCAG GGCAGCGAAGCGGCTGGAGGAGGCCCGGCTGCTGAAGGAGATTCCTGAGGCCACCAGGACATcccagaggcaggagctgcacaaaTCCCTGCGG TCCTTGAATAACTTCTGCAGTCAGATCGGGGACGATCGCCCGCTGTCCTACTGCCACTTCAGCCCCAACTCCAAACTCCTGGCCACGGCCTGCTG GAGTGGGCTGTGCAAGCTCTGGTCTGTGCCCGACTGCAACCTGGTTCACACCTTACGAG GACACAGCACCAACGTGGGGGCAATCGTGTTCCACCCCAAGGCCACGGTGTCCCTGGACAAGAAGGACATCAGCCTGGCCTCGTGTGCAGCTGATGGCTCCGTCAAACTCTGGAACCTGGAAAG TGATGAGCCGGTGGCAGACATCGAGGGACACAGCATGAGAGTGGCTCGTGTGATGTGGCACCCGTCAGGGCGGTTCCTGGGCACCACCTG CTACGATCACTCATGGCGCCTGTGGGACCTGGAGGCCCAGGAGGAGATCCTGCACCAGGAGGGGCACAGCAAGGGGGTCTACGACATTGCCTTCCACACCGACGGCTCCCTGGCCGGCACGGG AGGCCTGGATGCCTTTGGCCGGGTGTGGGACCTGCGCACGGGCCGCTGTATCATGTTCCTGGAAGGGCACCTGAAGGAGATCTATGGGATCAACTTCTCCCCAAATGG GTACCACGTAGCCACGGGCAGTGGGGACAACACCTGCAAGGTGTGGGACCTGCGGCAGAGGAAGTGCATCTACACCATCCCTGCCCACCAGAACCTGGTCACCGGCGTCAGGTTCGAAC CCAACCACGGGAATTTCCTGCTCACGGGCGCCTACGACAACACGGCCAAGATCTGGACCCACCCTGGCTGGTCTCCGCTGAAGACGCTGGCGGGGCACGAGGGGAAGGTGATGGGCCTGGACATCTCCCTGGATGGGCAGCTCATTGCCACCTGCTCCTACGACAGAACCTTCAAGCTCTGGACAGCAGAGTAG
- the CDC26 gene encoding anaphase-promoting complex subunit CDC26: MLRRKPTRLELKLDDIEEFESVRKELESRRKQRDEAEVAAGGEEAAAIGALGTEHKSREQLINDRIGYKPQPKASGRTAHFGTFEF; encoded by the exons ATGCTCCGTCGGAAGCCGACGCGGCTGGAGCTGAAACTGGACGACATCGAGGAGTTTGAGAGCGTCcggaaggagctggag AGCCGCAGGAAGCAGCGGGACGAGGCGGAGGTGGCGGCGGGCGGCGAGGAGGCGGCGGCGATCGGAGCGCTGGGCACGGAGCACAAGAGCCGCGAGCAGCTCATCAATGACCGCATCGGGTACAAGCCGCAGCCCAAGGCCAGCGGCCGCACCGCGCAC